The Deinococcus sp. KNUC1210 nucleotide sequence GGGCTAGTCCGTACAGCGCGACGCTGGCGAAGCGTGGAAAGTACAGCTTGCCGTACAGGTAGTACAGGCTGTAGGTAAAGCCTGCCGTCAGGCCCCAGGCCAGCGCCGCCGCCGAGGGGTGCATACCCTGGCCCCCGCCCAGCGAGATGAGCGAGATGCCCAGCAGTGTGCCCGCCACCGCCACCAGTTCGCGCAGCCCCAGCCGCTCTTTCAGGAACAGCCAGCCCATCAGCGCGACGAACGCTGGCGCGGTGTACAGCAGCACCGAGGCGAGGCTGGCTCCGCCGCTCTGTACCGCCAGCTGATACGAGGCGTAGAAGACGCTCACCCCTGTCAGGCCAAAGGCAGCGGTGATCAGGGCGTCGCGGCCTCTGGGAAACTCGGCCCGCGTCACCAGCGCGTGAATCAGATACAGCCCTCCTCCCAGCGCTGCCCGCCAGAAGGCGATTTCCAGCGGTGACAGCCCCAGCGACTGCGCCAGCTTGCCGAAGATGCCCAGCAGTCCCCACAGAAAGGCGGCGGTGAGCACCATCAGGGTGGCCCACCCGGAAGCGCGGCGCGTCATCTGGGACTGCGCCAGACCGCGACGGTCGCCACCAGCGTCAGCAGGAGGCCGAAGATGCCCAGGCCCAGCAGCAGGATGGTGCGGCGGTCACGTGTCTGCCCGACCGGTTGCAGCACGCCCAGGGTGTAGGCGCGGGTCTGGTCGCCGCCCGAGATCACATCGACCGGAATCGGGGCCGCGCCGCGCCCGGTGCCGCTCCTGGGTGTCACCAGACTGGCGGCCCCCCCGAGACGCTGGGCCTCAGCAGACCGTCGGACGTGAACGGCGAGTACGCGCTCAGCGTCACCCAGTAGCTGTACTGTCCGGCAGGAATCGGCGTGTCGATGACGAGCGTGCTGCCGGTCAGACGGATCGGCAGCACGACATTTTTCGCACGGGTTTGCTGCTGCCATCCGGCACGAAGTCGAGCGTCTGCCCGAAACCGGTGAAATGCAGGTGATACTGCCAGCCGTCGTTCGGCGGCGTCGTGAAGCCCAGGCCGCCCAGGTCGCTCGCTCCGCCCAGCCGACTCTTGACGAAGATGTCGAGGACACCCGCCGAGTAGCCCAGCGGCGCATTCCAGGGGTTCTGGACCGCGCCCAGTCCGACCATCAGTTGTAATTTGCCGTTGACCGATTCGGCCCGCAGTTCGCGCAGATCGAGCGCCGCTGCCAGCACGGCAGGTTGAGAGGGAAGGGTATACGTGCCGTCGCCGCGTGCGTCTCCGGCGGGGTCTGGAACAGTAAGCAGGGCAGCAGCCAGGAGCGCGAGCACGGGCGGCAGTATACAGCCCCCGCCTGGAGCCGTGGCTCCCCCGTCGCCGCCCGGTCAGCCGGGAGTGGGAAAAGCCCGTTTCCCTGCCCGTTTCCGACTTCATATTTTCAGTTTGCTGGGCCGCGCTGTGCCGACACCCCACTGTTTTTTCAGTGACAGCAGGGCGCGGGCGATGGCCTGGGGGTCGTGGTGGGCCACCGGGCCGCGCTCCAGCAGTGGCGCGTACACCACCCGCCTGCGAACCTGCGAAGTCATGTTGCGGCTGCCGAGAATCTGGGCGTGCTCCAGGGCGTAGCGGTCGCGCACTTCCAGCGAAACGGGTGTGCTGTTGAGCAGCAGCACGTCGGGAGCGCGGCCCAGGTGCTTGGAGAGGGCGGCGTCGTGATCCTTGAGGGCCATGCCGTCGGTCTCGCCCGGCTCGGTCATGATGGGCGCGACGTACACGAGCGGCGCGGGCGAGGCGCGGACAGCCGCAGCGATATCCGGCACGAGCAGCGCGGGCAGAATCGAGGTGTACAGGCTGCCCGGTCCCAGCACGATCAGATCGGCCTGACGGATGGCGCTCAGCAGCGCGTCCAGTGCGGGCAGTTCGGGTGGATCGAGGTGAACCCGCACGATCTGGGCGTCGCCCTTGTGGGTGGCGAGC carries:
- a CDS encoding DMT family transporter; the protein is MTRRASGWATLMVLTAAFLWGLLGIFGKLAQSLGLSPLEIAFWRAALGGGLYLIHALVTRAEFPRGRDALITAAFGLTGVSVFYASYQLAVQSGGASLASVLLYTAPAFVALMGWLFLKERLGLRELVAVAGTLLGISLISLGGGQGMHPSAAALAWGLTAGFTYSLYYLYGKLYFPRFASVALYGLALPVGAVGLAPLTHFVHKSPAAWGLLALIAFFSTYLAYLAYSAGLRGLPATRASVIASLEPVVASLLAALLFAERLSALALLGAGLVLGAALLLSIGGEQKEP
- a CDS encoding glucodextranase DOMON-like domain-containing protein, whose product is MLALLAAALLTVPDPAGDARGDGTYTLPSQPAVLAAALDLRELRAESVNGKLQLMVGLGAVQNPWNAPLGYSAGVLDIFVKSRLGGASDLGGLGFTTPPNDGWQYHLHFTGFGQTLDFVPDGSSKPVRKMSCCRSV